One Campylobacter lari DNA segment encodes these proteins:
- the infA gene encoding translation initiation factor IF-1: MAKDDIIEIDGNVIEALPNATFKVELDNKHVILCHIAGKMRMHYIRIMPGDRVKVELTPYSLDKGRITFRYK; the protein is encoded by the coding sequence TTGGCAAAAGATGATATTATCGAAATTGATGGTAATGTAATCGAAGCTTTACCTAATGCAACTTTTAAAGTTGAATTAGATAATAAACATGTGATACTTTGTCATATTGCAGGTAAAATGCGTATGCATTATATCAGGATTATGCCTGGCGATAGAGTTAAAGTAGAGCTAACGCCTTATAGTCTTGATAAGGGTCGTATTACATTTAGATACAAATAA
- the rpmJ gene encoding 50S ribosomal protein L36, which translates to MKVRPSVKKMCDKCKVVRRKGVVRIICENPKHKQRQG; encoded by the coding sequence ATGAAAGTTAGACCATCTGTTAAAAAGATGTGTGACAAATGCAAAGTAGTTCGTCGTAAAGGCGTAGTTCGCATTATTTGCGAAAATCCAAAACACAAACAAAGACAAGGATAA
- the rpsM gene encoding 30S ribosomal protein S13 codes for MARIAGVDLPKKKRIEYGLTYIYGIGLHTSRKILDKTGISYDKRVHELSEDEAAAIRKEIQENYMVEGDLRKQVAMDIKALMDLGSFRGLRHRKGLPVRGQKTKTNARTRKGKRKTVGAKS; via the coding sequence ATGGCTCGTATTGCAGGTGTGGATTTACCAAAGAAAAAAAGAATTGAATATGGCTTGACTTATATTTATGGTATAGGTTTGCATACTTCAAGAAAAATCTTAGATAAAACAGGAATTTCTTATGATAAAAGAGTTCATGAGCTAAGTGAAGATGAAGCAGCGGCTATCCGTAAAGAAATTCAAGAAAACTACATGGTTGAGGGTGATCTTAGAAAACAAGTTGCTATGGATATCAAAGCATTGATGGATTTAGGAAGCTTTAGAGGCTTAAGACATAGAAAAGGCTTACCAGTTCGTGGTCAAAAAACAAAAACAAATGCCAGAACTAGAAAAGGTAAGAGAAAAACCGTTGGTGCAAAATCATAA
- the rpsK gene encoding 30S ribosomal protein S11: MAKRKVVKKKVVKKNIAKGIVYISATFNNTMVTVTDEMGNAIAWSSAGGLGFKGSKKSTPYAAQQAVEDALNKAKEHGIKEVGIKVQGPGSGRETAVKSVGAMEGIKVTFLKDITPLAHNGCRPPKRRRV; encoded by the coding sequence ATGGCAAAAAGAAAAGTAGTTAAGAAAAAAGTAGTTAAAAAAAATATAGCTAAAGGTATAGTTTATATCAGTGCAACATTTAATAATACTATGGTTACTGTAACTGATGAAATGGGAAATGCTATCGCTTGGAGTAGTGCAGGTGGTTTAGGATTTAAAGGTTCTAAAAAATCAACTCCTTATGCAGCACAACAAGCAGTAGAAGATGCTTTAAATAAAGCAAAAGAACATGGTATTAAAGAAGTAGGTATTAAAGTACAAGGACCAGGAAGTGGTCGTGAGACAGCGGTTAAGAGTGTAGGTGCTATGGAAGGTATTAAAGTAACTTTCTTAAAAGATATTACCCCATTAGCTCATAATGGTTGTAGACCACCAAAACGTCGTCGTGTCTAA
- the rpsD gene encoding 30S ribosomal protein S4 translates to MARYRGPVEKLERRLGVSLAMKGERRLAGKSALDKRPYAPGQHGQRKAKISEYGLQLREKQKAKFMYGVSEKQFRRLFSEAARKDGNTGALLIQLLEQRLDNVVYRMGFATTRRFARQLVTHGHILVNGKRVDIPSYRVEAGQKIEVIEKSKNNPQISRAIELTAQTGIVAWVDVEKDKRFGIFTRKPEREEVIIPVEERYIVELYSK, encoded by the coding sequence ATGGCAAGATATAGAGGACCAGTAGAGAAATTAGAAAGACGACTTGGCGTAAGCTTGGCAATGAAAGGCGAAAGAAGATTAGCAGGTAAAAGTGCTTTAGATAAACGCCCTTACGCACCAGGTCAGCATGGACAAAGAAAAGCTAAAATCAGCGAATACGGACTTCAATTAAGAGAAAAACAAAAAGCTAAATTTATGTATGGAGTTAGCGAAAAACAATTTAGAAGATTATTTAGTGAAGCTGCTAGAAAAGATGGCAACACCGGTGCGCTTTTAATTCAGCTTTTAGAACAAAGACTTGATAATGTTGTTTATAGAATGGGTTTTGCTACAACACGTCGTTTTGCTAGACAACTTGTAACTCATGGACACATTTTAGTAAATGGTAAAAGAGTGGATATTCCTAGTTATAGAGTAGAAGCAGGTCAAAAAATTGAAGTGATTGAAAAAAGCAAAAACAATCCTCAAATTTCAAGAGCGATCGAACTTACTGCTCAAACTGGTATAGTTGCTTGGGTTGATGTAGAAAAAGATAAAAGATTTGGAATTTTTACAAGAAAACCTGAAAGAGAAGAAGTTATCATTCCAGTTGAGGAAAGATATATCGTTGAGTTGTACTCTAAATAA
- a CDS encoding DNA-directed RNA polymerase subunit alpha: MRHITTSAYTPTEFSIENISDTVAKVSAWPFEIGYAITLAHPLRRLLYSSTVGFAPTGVKIKGVAHEFDSMRGMLEDVALFIINLKKLRFKLKTDSEKEIVTFSFKGPKEICGKDLDNEVVEVVNADSYLATINEDADLEFTLIIEKGIGYVPSEEIQNFLDPEFIALDAFFTPVKHAVYDIEKVLFEDNPDYEKVVFTITTDGQISPSDAFKNALEAMYKQLSVFDKITNAQSVVRSQTPNNEVEHVKLLQNITELNLSARSFNCLEKANVVYIGELALMSVSELADLKNLGKKSLDEIKSVMESIGFPIGNSKLSDSAKETLKKKITELKAQNEG; the protein is encoded by the coding sequence ATGAGACATATTACAACTTCTGCTTATACACCAACAGAGTTTAGTATTGAAAATATCAGTGATACAGTAGCAAAAGTAAGTGCATGGCCTTTTGAAATCGGCTATGCTATTACTTTGGCGCATCCTTTGCGTCGTTTGCTTTATTCAAGCACAGTAGGTTTTGCTCCAACAGGAGTTAAAATCAAAGGCGTAGCACATGAATTTGATAGTATGCGCGGTATGCTTGAAGATGTAGCATTGTTTATTATCAATCTAAAAAAATTAAGATTTAAACTAAAAACAGATTCTGAAAAAGAAATCGTAACCTTTAGTTTTAAAGGACCAAAAGAAATTTGCGGAAAAGACTTAGACAATGAAGTTGTTGAAGTTGTGAATGCAGATAGCTATCTTGCAACGATTAATGAAGATGCGGATTTAGAATTTACTTTAATCATTGAAAAAGGTATAGGTTATGTGCCTTCTGAAGAAATCCAAAATTTCTTAGATCCTGAATTTATAGCACTTGATGCATTCTTTACTCCGGTAAAACATGCAGTTTATGATATAGAAAAAGTGCTTTTTGAAGATAATCCAGATTATGAAAAAGTTGTTTTTACAATCACAACTGATGGTCAAATTTCACCAAGCGATGCTTTTAAAAATGCTTTAGAAGCAATGTATAAACAATTATCAGTGTTTGATAAAATCACTAATGCACAAAGCGTTGTAAGAAGTCAAACACCAAATAATGAAGTAGAACATGTAAAATTACTTCAAAATATAACTGAGTTAAATTTAAGTGCAAGAAGCTTTAACTGCCTAGAAAAAGCAAATGTGGTTTATATCGGTGAGCTTGCTTTAATGAGTGTTAGCGAACTTGCAGATTTAAAAAATCTTGGTAAAAAATCTTTAGATGAGATTAAAAGCGTAATGGAATCTATAGGTTTCCCTATAGGAAATTCAAAACTCAGTGATAGTGCAAAAGAAACGCTAAAGAAAAAAATTACAGAATTAAAAGCACAAAATGAAGGATAA
- the rplQ gene encoding 50S ribosomal protein L17, with the protein MRHRHGYRKLGRTSTHRAALLKNLTIAIIKAGKIETTLPKAKELRGYVERLITRARKGDFNAHRAVFASLQDKEATNKLVTEIAPKFADRNGGYTRIIKTRIRRGDAAEMAFIEFVA; encoded by the coding sequence ATGAGACATAGACATGGATATAGAAAGTTAGGTCGCACTTCTACTCATCGTGCAGCCTTATTAAAAAACCTTACCATTGCTATTATTAAAGCAGGTAAAATAGAAACAACATTACCTAAAGCAAAAGAATTAAGAGGTTATGTTGAAAGATTGATCACTCGTGCAAGAAAAGGTGATTTCAATGCTCACAGAGCAGTTTTTGCTAGCTTGCAAGATAAAGAAGCTACAAATAAACTTGTAACAGAAATTGCACCTAAATTCGCAGATAGAAACGGTGGTTATACAAGAATTATTAAAACAAGAATTCGCCGTGGCGATGCTGCAGAAATGGCTTTTATCGAATTCGTAGCTTAA